The Mastacembelus armatus chromosome 14, fMasArm1.2, whole genome shotgun sequence genomic interval TCATGAGTCTACCTTAACAAAATATTGGTGCATGGTTACATGAGGCATGGTATCCACGGCAGGACACCACAGATGAAGCTGCCGCTCTCCAAAAACAGGCATGACACAAATCCTTTGTGAATGTTGTGCAAGTCTGAACTGCTGCTACAGGAAACACTTGTCTGATGTTATTGCTCCCTGACAAGGTTTGACTGGCTATTAAATCCAATGGTTCACTTACTTTTCCTACTACCATGTaaatgtttaatgggtgtgttgaaATGAAGACACCAAAGAATATAACTGTTCTTGTGTTATCACCTAATGCATACACTTGGACCAGCCAGAAGAAGATTATATACAGAGGTGCTTAAATATGTTGATTATCAAGGCTTAGTTCTGTTCTGAAAATACTGTGTCTCATATGCTTATGAAGTCAAACATATTGTGAAATAATGTGCAACTAATGAACTGGACAAGTTAGGACAAGTTAAAAGTTTGACATGTATTGTCATTCCAGAAATTGaatttagggctgcaactaaagGATTGTTTTCATTACCAATTAAGCTGCAGCTCATTTCTTTTTATCAGTGACTTAATTGCTTGGTCTATAAATATCAGAAAACAGTGTAAAATACCCATCACAATTTCCCAAAGCCAATTTAGCCTGTCTTGTTTGATTAAAATGTGACCTGAAtccaaaaatgtttaattttctaGTACAGATGAAAAAACCATAGAGTGAACGAAAGAATTCAATTTATCTCAAAATGCTTtatttgattaatcaattatcaaaatagttgctgAGTAGTTTTCTTTCTAATTGAGTTTTTGACTAAAAAGAATTGAGGGAATACAGTAACATGCCACCACACTGCAGTTAAGAAAACAGCAGGCATTAGTGTGCATCTAAATTCACTAATTCATATGCACTCCAGTAAGGAGTCCCATTCGTTTGATTGCAGGTGAGGTGAATGAGTGCAAGTAGTAACAACTAGTGGCCGTGGCACTTGTGCTGCCTCTTGACGCCTTGCTGCTTTTTCCTCCTCGAGCCTGTGACTTCCTTCCAAAAAGTCCCTTCTGTCACGATCCCTGAGCACATTTCAGATCAGAGTCCCACTCTCCTGCCACGGTTTCCTCTCAAGTCAAATTACTGCCCAACAATCTGGATGCTCCGCTACCCAACCCACGCGCTTGAAAGGGCGGAAGAGAAATTTGACAAACCAGCTCGCTCTCTGTGAATGTTGGTGTGTGGTTTGCCATTTATGTCATCAAACTTCATCAGCTTTGCCTCACAAATTCTATTAATCACCCCAGTGAAAAATCAATAGAGTGTATTATGGCTCATATCACAGTAATTCATCTCCCATTCGCTTTtctgtgctttctttttttcttttttttttttctttaagcacACACTCCATGCTCAGACCAACAGCTCCCCTAACCCAACAATGTGTTGCATCTCATTTTATTGCATAAAATGAGTTTGGTGCTTATTTATCTTCATGACATTAAATAATGCTCAGGttgttatactgtatatgtctaCAGGACAAGATTTAACAGAACTGCTATGTACTTTGTATACATTTTTGTTATCAGTGCttatgtgtaggtgtgtatgtgtgtgaatacacacaaaaaaaggctAAAATTGCTGATAGTCCATTGTTATCAACAGGAAGCCAGAGGGAGCAAACACGGAGAGAATAACGAATAAGGTGTGCACTGCTCAAACAGGAGattaaatgatttctgtttaAATTGCAGCTAAACACAGTGGGATTGAATACTTTAGTGTAATTATCAAAGTATCATGATACAAAGACAGGTAATCATCACCTTTGTATCCCCGGTGGAACCGTGACTCCTcgatgtgcatgtgtgtgtgttttcccaccTCTCCCTGCGGAGTCACAGCAGTAGCATTAGCTGGTTTTCTGTAGTGACGATGAGACACAGCCGCTGTTTATGATAAGTCTTATGCCAGAGTCAGACTGGACCACATGTGGGGCATGAGATTGcaaaacatgcagcagcagaactgGATTACAGCTGTGCTTTGTGCAGCCAGTCAGCAGGAGCTTAATTGAAGTGTGTGACCGATTTAAcagtgtgctgtatgtgtgtttgcatatgagCCTGTGCGATATATGTGTCAATGAAGTATAAACATTTGTGAGGATAAAACAGGTATAGATATTTGTTCAAGTTCAACCATCAACATTTACGCCTTTTATTTCTGGTTGcacagcacattttaaaaatgtctgtaggCCTGTTTCTTTTTGCAATAGGAAAAGTGACAGGAAATAGCAAATTAATGAGATAAAGTGAAAAAAGTGTGTGCGTATTGCCTTCCCAAGCTATTGACTTTCACAATCTGAAATCACTGTGCAGAGAGTGTAATTTGTGAGGACAATTTTATGTCATCTTTGAGGAAATTAATTTCCTGAAATGCTCCGTCAGTGtgggttttcttcttcttttttttttttttgaacttttatttttttctctcgtCTCCCTCGGTCTGCTTCCAGCATCCCAGCATTGTGTGTTTCATGCAGGAAGAATCAATATTATAAAAATGATGTACAATTTCCcactttcagtcatttttcccAAAACTCCACCAGTCAAAACACGCTAATTGCTTTGTCCCTATTGATGATATTTTTCCACTAAATAATATTAGAGGACACATGGTTGGTGATATGCAACATGACGTAGCGTAATGAAGATATTTGAATACATAAGCTTCATCTTATTCTCTTATGTCCTCAAGCAGCCTGTTTTATGGCTGCAACATATGCCAATGAATTACATAAAATGTTTGCCTCAGACTATTTGTCTGAGAGGACCGAGTGTCTGAATGCGATATCCAGATTGAGTCTGTCTGAAAGCAAAATTGGAAGTAAAAGTATTGGTTGTTTtggttggggaaaaaaaaaaaaacacgaacTGTGCTGAATAAATTGGTTTTGTCTCTAGCATTACATGTGGAGACAGAGTGACATCGTTGAAAAGCTTGTTCCAAGCGGAAGGGACCCTGCTGCAAAAGGTTTTGCCCCCAGCTGCGTCCTTCTATAATAATAGGTGCAGTGCTTTTGTACAAGAtgtccatgaaaacacactgtAGATTCGTAATGGGACTCACAAGCAGCACACCAGTGGTTTTATATCTTTTAtctatcttttctttttatcttcttttcctGTATATTTAGCATCATATTTGCCtacatttttactgtatattgacTATGCATTGCATGTTTGCAATAGTTTGAATATACACTTGTATGGCAGAAAAGGGTAACTTCATGCTAATTAAGGTAATCTGCCTGTTAGTACTGTCACACAGGAAGAGATTATTTTGGAAATTCTCTCTTGTTGGTTGTTCAAGTATTTGCAGGAAGCTCTAAGTGGAATCTAAAACTTGCAAACTGGCTTTTGAACAGCATCCTTTTTGATGCAGGAAACAACCGAATTCACTTTTCATGAGATTTCTGTTTGGTCATCTTTTAGGCATTAATTTCTTCCTAAGTTATGAATGCAGTGAGCAGCTGACTCTCAAATCTTGGAAGCACTTGAACAGACCAGTAAGGAGAGTTTTCATGTCACATTAGCATATGAGATTATACagtaacaagaaaaaaagaggtgCAGTAAGGAAGATAGGCTGCAGCCTGGCAGCCAGGTTCGTAACTTGACAGGAATAAGCTGTCGATTCATAAAATTTCTTTAAATGTGTGATAGTGTGTGTTGAGCTCGCTGATCCAGGAGCATTGTGTTGTGTGCTAGGAGAGATGAGGACACATGGTACCTGGCTCGATGCAGTACCACAATGTGAGGTGACTGGCAGCTGGAATGTTTCCAAAAATTCTCCCCAGGACAAAAGCTGAGACGCTTTGCTGAAAAAGGGTACATTTGTAAAAAGGCAGCGCTCTGCTGTACGACTGTGAACATAAAACATTAGCAGAGCAGTCAGCTAACAGTCCCAGTGAGAAGATGGTGTCATAATTATGAATTTAATGAAACATATAGTGTGAAACATTTGTGTTATATAGTCTTTCCTTTTGGATATAAAGGGGGGGTAATTGCAGCCAATTTAGCTTAAAGATGAATATTCTATGGTGGTGctgaaaacaaagctgttttgtGTAAAACAGCATTGAATCTATGAATCTATTGATGGCAATGTTGGCAAGAAATAGCTTTGTTCACTGACAATATAACCGATTCTACAGGTAGTGTGCCAGCGTCTGCATCTTTAGACTGTCTGATGGCAGAGCAGGGCTGCATCCAGGAGCAGTCCTGCATGGTCCTCTATCGACTGCTGGAGTACTGTGCAGCTGAGGAGGCGGTGTCGCCCCTCAGTCCAGATGCCCGTTTGGAGTGTCTGGACGCCCAGAACTCATTGCAGCATTACCGCCCCCTTCAAGTTTGCAAGTGTCAGCGTGGCTCTCGCCGGGAGGAACACTGCCTCAGGGTCTACTGGACTGTGAGATTTGCAGGTGGGATTTAAGCACTGGCATCGCAACTAAGTGGGCGTGGGGGCATTCTGAATTCTCAGCTGTATATGCCCTGAGATAATACTCTTGACTGTGCTTGCTCTTTTAGCATATGATGAGTATGAAGTGTCTCCGTATGAGGAACTGGAGTTAAATCTGGTGAGGAATATTGAGATGTCACGTATGGCTTCCATCATGGCAGGTagagttttgcttttgtttaggtcggcaccaaaataaaatatatgtcatGATTTTTATTTCGAAACATAAATGTAACTGTCTTTCTTCTCTAATCTCCcagcttcttctctttctgttgaTGGCCAAAACCAGTGTCTGAAGGCAGCTCAGGACTGCGGCCTGTATGAGAAATGTGGCTCCCTGCGGTCAGAATATGTGGTAGCCTGTACCAAGCGAGCAACGGCCTCTGACAACAGCTGTAACCGCCAGAAATGCCACAAAGCTTTGCGGCGCTTCCTGGAGCGCGTGCCAGAGGAATACAGCTTCGCTCTGCTCTTCTGTCCCTGCTCTGACACTCTGTGTGGGGAGCGGCGGAGGAAGACTATCGTTCCGTCGTGTTCCTATGAAGAGAATGTGAAAGGGGAGGAAAGAGTGGGCAAGCCCAATTGCCTCAGCCTGCGTAACTACTGCTCCAGAGATGAGCTGTGTAGGTAAGACGGCTGTTTGAGTAAAACGCAACAGTAACACAGGTGTTTCAGTTTGATACAAGGTggaagaaatgtaaaattaactGTACACATTGCCACAGCTTAACTTATCAGAACATGTGTCACTAATACTTCAAAGCCAACCCCAAAAAGTGACTCAGCTAATGAATTAATTGACTAATATTGCACAATCTGTAGTGCATGAAGGGTGGAAGGTGGCCAATCCACGATAGAGACATCTGGTTTTGTATAATCACTTCATCTACTTGTTGTTTAGCTTAAAGATCGAAATATCAAAAAACTATGGCATTCGGTTTTTATTATGAATCTTTTTTTCACTGATATATCAGAACTAAAGCAGGAGTTTTTTGGGGCCACAGCAATCTGAGGTAAGTGGCACAAAATTTGAAGCTTTACCTCTGCTCCCCAGTATGATGACACTGGCTTTAGTGAGACTAGTTTTTagtcttcttgtttttcttctgtgtatTGGACTGTGTGCAAATGTTACAgagataagaaaagaaaaaaaatacttgagAGTTCTGGAGCGGAGGAGTTCATACAAAATCTTCACTCTGCATTATTAGTAAcagattgaaaataaaaaaacagatgaggACTAGCTACAGCTGATAGGAGCttctgctacacacacacacggcacaTCATGTGTTTCTACTGGAGAGTGTAGgaacagcacagaaacactcacCAACTTTTTATATTATCTTCAGTTTTAGCTCACGATGGACAGGCTtatatatttgctttttggTTACTGATGAAATATCAAAGCGATTCAGCTACTAAAAACAAGACGTTTCTGCTGTGCATCTTTTGAGCGTTTAGCTTTTAAATCTCTGAGATTAGCTGTTAACCCTGAGGATATGAATCATCCTCAGTACCAGTGATTTTAAACTTgctatatatataattataagaGGACAATCCAATAATATTAGTAGCCTTGACTTTTagtgtaaataaaaactttcaaatgttttccaaaGAGGAGTGGGCAGTGGCGCTATGCTAGATATTTTACTGAGGCTCTTACACATGGTTTTGACGCGAGTGCAGATTTCTCTGTTTTGGGTTTTGCGCTCCTACAGAACAATATGTTGTGGTTTGTGTTGACCCAAATCCCCAAATGAAATTGtcaaaatactttaaaatgcaCACTCTGTTGCTCTGCGCCGACACATGAAAAACCGTTGTCTCATTTGTGTCTTCGTGtttgtgttcgtgtgtgtgtttcagatcaCGGTTTGCTGATTTCCAACACAACTGCCAGCCCTCCCCTCTGTCCGCCTCTGGCTGTATGCGAGAGAGCAGAGCCATGTGCCTGAAGGCATATGCTGGGCTCATAGGTGAGATGGagggaatgaaaataaaatagtagAAGAGGTTGAACGAGGGACGTCAACAGAGAGCTATTTAAATGACTCATTATTGGAAATCATCAGTACTGTAGGTGTGTGATGCACAGTcatcagttaaaaaaaagtaaaaattgtatttcctGGACAAAATGCTTCCTATAATATTAATTTCTTCTGTTCCCCACActatatttattaaaaagtaattGTGTGTACCTCCAATTATCAATATTGCTAGCTGGAAAACTGATGACATTGGATCCCACGGGCAACTGATATTGTTGTAGACTGAGTCTTACTTGTCTTAAGGGTGTGTGCTAAAAATTAAAGTCTTCTGCACTTGTGATATAACTTTTACCTTCTCTCTGTAACCAGGTACCATCATGACTCCCAACTACGtgagcaacagcagcactgaagTGTCCCTGTGGTGCACGTGTGATGGCAGCGGGAACGAATGGCAGGGCTGTCAGCGCATCCTGCATATATTCAGCAGCAACATTTGTCTGCGTAAGTAAAGTCTCATGAGATTAAGCTGCCAGTAATAATACACCTTCAGGGGTGGATGTCCATGGCGAGTCTCAAAGActtgtgaaatgaaatgtttgaaacAGATGCAGTACTAGTAATAGCAATAACAGCTCAAAGGTCCATTACAATAAGATTTAAAGCTCCTAGAGTTTCCTGCATGatacagaaaaccaggaaattgcaAACAGTGACATTACTTTCGTTGCAATTGCATGTGCAGTGTCTTGAATTGAAGCTGTATGTGATAATGCAGACACATGGTGGTGTTTTAGGCTAAAATCCTTAATTTTATGGATGTGCTTGTTGCTCTCTGGTCTGCAGTGAAATTAGTCCAAATATACCTTCTAATTAAGTTATGAAGTTGTCAACATAAACCTGATCAACATTTCCCAGTCGAGAATCGGATAACTGTATAAAGAATGTCTCTATCTGCTGTAATAAGGTTCAGATATTAATAtgtcaattaaaaataaatacacaagcAATTTATTATCATCACACTTGGTGGTATGATGAGCAGAGAAATGAAGATTTGATTATTTTTGCAACTCACTCTCAGTGGTTTTGAGAGACGGTAACCCTCAGACACTCTGCTCAGTTTGATTTTAAATAACTCATCTACCATAGCTGACAATGTTTCCTGTCAAGATAATGACAGGGGACATGTCGCCTTTTAGCTGTCATATCTAAGTATAATTTAAACTGATCCTGAGACGCTGCTCTAACTGAGCATTTTATAATGTGCATTAATGCAGAATTCAAATGAGGTGGGTCATAATTGATGATTGAGAGGGCAAACCACTGAACCATAATGTTTTCCTATCAATAAATGAATGGCAAGGGACATTTCTCCCTGCTGTGTGGCTGGCTGCCAGACGTGAATGGGATTTCCAAGTTCTGTGGAGTCAATGAATCCTTTCACCAAAGCTGATAAACATAGAGAGGCTTCTTGTTGAATTGTTGCCAAACCAGCAGAGGTGGAAAGAGCACCAAAAAAATCCTACTCAAGAGGTATAAAAGTCTTAAGTTACTATAATATGTATTTGCAGTCATATACAGctaaaattttaaaacacaaaaatattaggGATCAGATGCCAGATAGGTTTATTTAACTGAAACTAGAaattgtgtatgtgtctctTAGCTCATTTTACTCAGTTGTATGTTCCTGTCATCGAAAACATATAGGGTACAAATTAAAGGTAAAATTAATTATGACTCCAGGATTTAGTGAAAACTACGACAATAgacatgtaataataaaaacgATTGAATAGGGGGATggtaatttcattttgtttggaaGGTAATTGGttataaattaaattgaaattttgacctgataataaaacagtgaaaagttAAGCAATCGCCTAAGTTGATGAGTTGTGTTTATCAAAATCACTGGGATATTCTGGCAGTCAATATATTTAATGCAGATCAGTCTAACACCTATTGAGGTACAGTAtttggaccaaagtggtggaacAACCAGGAGTCTACATTCGTAATAAATACAAGTAATTTTCTAAGTAACATTATGCTTACTGAAAGCTCATCAGTGCGGCTGTTTCCCAATCATGTGCAGTATTTACAGAGTTGGAAGGTCTGACTTTACTTATAAAAGTCACTGGTAACATTTTGGTAATGCTTCAAAGATGAATAATGATGTGAACCTAATGAATATGGCCCCTGCTGATTCTCTTCAGGCAATGCCATCAGCTCCATGGGAATCTCTGCACCACCTCCTGTGGAAAACACTCCTGTGCCAGCTTCTCAGCCCTCCCCACACGTCTACCAGGAGAGGGTCCACGTCAGCGGTAACACTCTTCCTGAATTCAACAGCGTAAGCGCGCTCTGCTTCCTCGCTCTCTCACCATATGCTAGAGTTAGACACTTGGAACAAGCTGAATTGAAGATGTGTTTGACTGCGTATCAGGTGGTAACACCTAAATATCACAGGGACTGTAGCAGGAGTTGAGCCCAGCAGctccttgtgtgtttttctctgcctgcCTCTGCTACCCCTACCTCTCATTGTGGCTGAGGATTAGTAGTGTTTGCAGCATTAGGCTCAACCTTTACTGTTAATAttcatgtatgcacacacatctgctcCATATTCCCCATTTTCTCACCATTTTAATCCTGcttatttttgcattttctctccctcccgTGCCATCCCAGAGTCACTTGAAGCACAGAAATCTTGACGCTGTTCGGCTACACTCTTGACTCTCAGCTTATTTAAAGATGATACATAAGAGTTCCCCAGTTACTGTGTGGCGTTAAAAGGTTCAAATGAAGCATTTCTATGGCAGCAATAATGTAAATGTCTTCAGTAATGAAACTAAGTTTTCTATAATATTAAGctttaaatctaattttagtAAAATCTCAAACTCAACTGCCCGTGCAAAATTTAAAATGGATGCTGAAAATGGATTGCTGCATTAGAAACATAAAGAAGCAAGAACAAGTGTTCTCCTCCAGTTTTGATGCCAGTGATGTGTCAAGGCCTCTTTGAATAGGCTTTAGAAAGTTAAACTCAGACTCAAACAAAGATCAGAGATAAAGACGCAGCCTCTTTCCTGACAGTACGCCGTCACAGCatcctctgtttctgtgtttgggcTTCACTATGTTGAGGTTTATTTCAAAGCAGTTGTGGGAAGAACATGTGGAATATAAAACCCTGAGTGGTAAACTGTGATAGTGTGTATaccagagaaagaaagaaagaaagaaacactaCTAAGAACAAAATAGTTTGGATTTTGGATTATTAACTGTTTCCAAATTCATACAACTAAACTTAGACCAATCAACTGAATGTTAAAGGAAAAGAGCAAGTTAGTACTAGAGTAAGTAGAAACTGGAAAATAAGATTTACAGTGGTGACCTAACCTGCCAGCATGTTTATTGGCTGACCACTATTGGCTGTATCAgctattaaaatgtgtttttatatctaCAACATTGTCTTTTTACTATAGTGTTGTGCTGTTAGTGTTTCCTCTTtattacacatttatatacacCAAACGAGGGGTCACCAACTCTGGTCCTCCTGCTCTATCTACTGCTCTATCTACTGATctcctgcttattttccaactatccctgcacttTCAGTTTCTAATTCGATGAACAGTGgaaagggcagggatagttggaaaacaaggtTGGAAAGCAGGGTATTAGATCTccaggaccagggttggtgaccccttGTCTAGACAGTGGGAAGCACTTTCCACACAGAAGAATTTAAGGAAAACGTTTCTCATAGTGCAAATGTAATACAGACATTGAAGGTAACTGAAGAGATTCTTAAATGTGGATTttaacaataacagtaatgcATAATAATGCATACATAACATGCTGTGTATACATTCATTAactacaaaatattttacaggaCATGCTCAGTGCTTTGGGATCACACTCTGCAGGGATGCAGTACATGATGTAATACAACAGGTGGACAAGCAAGCATTTGTATTCATGTTGACAGCTGTTTCAGGCTCACAGTGGAGCTCAGCGAGTGTGTTTACCCATTTATAAACCATATAGTCTCCCACTGCAGTTTTACTCTCCACAGCTAACTTGATGTcagagcagctcctctgttttaAAGGGCTTTTGCTGAGGAAGGATTGGTCATCACCTGGTAATGGTTGTAAGTCGCATAGCAAAGGTCACTCTTGTTTTTGGTGCACTGTGGAATTGTCTTTActagctgtgtttgtgtttgtatttctgtaaGCAGCCAAGTG includes:
- the LOC113143222 gene encoding GDNF family receptor alpha-4-like translates to MIIGLLLNVFSHGSVPASASLDCLMAEQGCIQEQSCMVLYRLLEYCAAEEAVSPLSPDARLECLDAQNSLQHYRPLQVCKCQRGSRREEHCLRVYWTVRFAAYDEYEVSPYEELELNLVRNIEMSRMASIMAASSLSVDGQNQCLKAAQDCGLYEKCGSLRSEYVVACTKRATASDNSCNRQKCHKALRRFLERVPEEYSFALLFCPCSDTLCGERRRKTIVPSCSYEENVKGEERVGKPNCLSLRNYCSRDELCRSRFADFQHNCQPSPLSASGCMRESRAMCLKAYAGLIGTIMTPNYVSNSSTEVSLWCTCDGSGNEWQGCQRILHIFSSNICLRNAISSMGISAPPPVENTPVPASQPSPHVYQERVHVSGNTLPEFNSMEGSEEEEQKEEESEEFNVIPPYSEKDSNTDSGDRGSQQGAASQTLPMLPLLLLPTFILDWEC